The proteins below come from a single Thalassotalea ponticola genomic window:
- a CDS encoding response regulator transcription factor — MQTHDSSILLIEDDIPLANLIKTYLESNRCSVTHIARGLDVKKLANDRQFDLVVCDVMLPDIDGFRLQPILQKKLSCEVIFLTAINEDNSHIKGLELGAIDYIVKPVEPKVLLARIRANLRKSLPHVSLDMLKLGDLVLDRKRKVIEYQGKPLELTDNDFDLMWIFSQHQGEPLSREFLFQAVVGREYNGLDRIIDARTMRLRKKISDFNIPGLSISTLWGKGYLFTYTQH; from the coding sequence ATGCAAACACACGATAGTTCTATTTTATTGATTGAAGATGATATTCCGCTAGCCAATTTAATTAAAACGTATCTCGAGTCAAACCGTTGCAGTGTCACCCATATAGCCAGAGGCCTTGATGTCAAAAAACTCGCTAATGATCGTCAGTTTGATTTGGTCGTATGCGATGTCATGCTACCCGACATAGATGGTTTTCGATTGCAGCCCATTTTGCAAAAGAAATTGTCCTGTGAAGTTATATTCTTAACCGCTATTAACGAAGACAACTCGCATATAAAAGGGCTAGAGCTCGGTGCTATCGATTATATTGTAAAGCCCGTCGAGCCTAAGGTTTTACTGGCACGGATCCGCGCTAATCTAAGAAAAAGCTTACCGCACGTGTCGTTGGACATGTTAAAACTGGGTGACTTGGTGCTCGATAGAAAGCGCAAAGTGATTGAATATCAGGGCAAGCCATTAGAACTCACAGACAACGATTTCGACTTGATGTGGATCTTTTCGCAACATCAAGGGGAACCTCTGTCTCGAGAGTTTTTATTTCAAGCCGTTGTCGGGCGCGAATACAATGGGTTAGACCGTATTATTGACGCACGAACCATGCGTTTGCGCAAAAAAATCAGTGACTTCAATATTCCAGGCCTGTCTATATCCACTCTTTGGGGCAAGGGCTATTTATTTACCTACACTCAACACTAA
- a CDS encoding ATP-binding protein yields the protein MRYQFYRFYLLLILLASIIILSFNQIVKTLDDSSEHYSINIDYLFSAFEHQTNKLGESKLGLPQFEYLNAGDLALPESLQSSLSQGQAIALLNDDKQTYYYRRAIHSDQVIRLGPVAVEREKNSYFIYLVMVFYACLAMLLLAMMRPLFRDLQRLQNDADNFGRQPVTMQSQIKPSSSIYPLAKAFNRMSSKIVGLIDMNKDLSRAISHEIRTPLARMKFMLAIISDKLDGQQQQQISSDIHEIEFLVNDYLSFAKVEGHTEKDNFKLYSPRSFLKLIQQKFAIYADDIDFQMNAGVEKARFDKDSLALATQNLLTNALRYADSQIRVSFYVKDRRCYLQVEDDGPGIAEQSDSLQQAFKRDSSDDDAHQGFGLGLYIVKNISLLYEGEFTIARSSELGGASMLLSWPNER from the coding sequence ATGCGCTACCAATTTTACCGTTTTTATTTATTGCTGATCTTATTGGCAAGCATCATCATTTTGTCGTTTAACCAAATCGTCAAGACCTTGGATGACTCAAGTGAACACTACTCAATTAACATCGATTATTTGTTTTCTGCCTTTGAGCATCAAACCAACAAGCTTGGAGAATCGAAGCTTGGTCTACCACAATTTGAGTATTTGAATGCTGGTGATTTGGCGCTCCCTGAGTCGTTGCAAAGCAGTCTTAGCCAAGGTCAGGCCATCGCGTTACTCAATGACGACAAGCAAACCTATTACTACCGTAGGGCAATACATAGCGATCAAGTGATTCGACTTGGTCCCGTTGCCGTAGAAAGAGAAAAAAATAGTTACTTTATTTACTTGGTGATGGTGTTTTACGCCTGTTTAGCCATGTTGTTATTGGCGATGATGCGTCCGCTATTTAGAGACTTACAACGGTTGCAGAACGACGCCGATAATTTTGGTCGACAACCGGTCACAATGCAAAGCCAGATCAAACCGTCATCGAGTATATACCCACTTGCCAAAGCCTTTAACCGAATGTCCAGTAAGATCGTTGGTTTAATTGATATGAACAAGGACTTATCGCGGGCGATATCACATGAGATACGAACGCCCTTAGCGCGGATGAAATTTATGTTGGCGATTATTTCAGACAAACTCGATGGCCAACAACAGCAACAAATATCGAGTGACATCCATGAAATTGAGTTTTTGGTTAATGACTATTTGTCATTTGCAAAGGTCGAAGGGCACACGGAAAAAGACAACTTTAAACTCTATTCTCCGCGTTCATTTTTAAAACTTATTCAGCAAAAATTTGCCATTTATGCCGACGACATTGATTTTCAAATGAACGCAGGTGTCGAAAAAGCGCGTTTTGACAAGGACAGTTTAGCGCTAGCAACACAAAACTTACTCACCAATGCCCTGCGTTATGCCGATAGCCAAATAAGGGTAAGTTTCTACGTTAAAGATCGGCGCTGTTATTTACAGGTTGAAGACGATGGACCTGGTATTGCAGAGCAAAGTGACAGCTTACAACAAGCATTTAAACGAGACAGCAGTGATGACGATGCGCACCAAGGTTTTGGTTTGGGCTTGTATATCGTGAAAAACATCAGTTTGTTGTACGAAGGGGAGTTTACCATCGCTCGGTCATCCGAACTTGGTGGCGCAAGCATGTTGTTGAGTTGGCCAAACGAACGCTAG
- the nagA gene encoding N-acetylglucosamine-6-phosphate deacetylase, with translation MLTTFIADQLFDGHQFYQQRPITIENGKVVSFDRVQGAKQQRLSGLLVPGFIDVQVNGGGGILFNDFPNVETLATMVKAHARFGTTAMLPTVITSDFSTQLQAADAVSNAIQQGIAGVIGIHFEGPHISIPKRGIHSQQHIRELTKQELELYCRDDLGIKMVTLAPEQVDEQLIKLLTANHVIVCLGHSNATYQQTQHALQAGARGFTHLYNAMSAFTSREPNMVGAALEDENSWCGLILDGHHVHPASAKLALKAKPQGKLMLVTDAMSTVGSEQRSFQFEQHQIEQHGNKLVSQTGQLAGSALTMIDAVNNARHMLALNAEESLRMASLYPAQFTRCHSRGQLVVGGAADFALLQLIDDSYRVTSTWIGGQKVAVN, from the coding sequence ATGCTTACAACCTTTATTGCTGACCAATTATTTGATGGTCATCAGTTTTACCAACAGCGACCGATAACAATTGAAAATGGCAAGGTCGTGTCGTTTGATAGGGTGCAAGGGGCGAAACAACAACGCTTATCAGGATTACTGGTACCTGGGTTTATTGACGTGCAAGTTAACGGCGGTGGCGGGATACTGTTTAACGATTTCCCCAATGTTGAAACCTTAGCCACTATGGTTAAAGCGCATGCGCGATTTGGCACCACAGCGATGCTACCGACGGTTATCACCAGTGACTTTAGCACCCAATTACAAGCCGCCGATGCGGTGAGCAATGCGATACAACAAGGCATTGCCGGGGTGATCGGTATCCACTTTGAAGGGCCACATATTTCAATTCCCAAACGGGGCATTCACAGCCAACAGCACATTCGAGAGTTAACGAAGCAAGAGCTTGAGCTTTACTGTAGAGATGATCTTGGTATTAAAATGGTCACTTTGGCTCCAGAGCAAGTCGATGAGCAGTTAATAAAATTGCTAACCGCTAACCACGTGATCGTCTGTCTTGGTCACTCCAATGCCACGTATCAACAAACCCAACACGCGTTGCAAGCTGGGGCGCGCGGTTTTACTCATTTGTACAACGCCATGTCAGCGTTTACCTCACGCGAACCGAATATGGTTGGCGCAGCGCTAGAAGATGAAAACAGTTGGTGCGGATTAATTTTAGATGGTCATCACGTTCATCCGGCGAGTGCAAAGTTGGCGTTAAAAGCCAAGCCTCAAGGCAAACTCATGCTGGTTACTGATGCGATGTCGACTGTTGGCAGTGAGCAGCGCTCGTTTCAGTTTGAACAGCACCAGATTGAGCAACACGGCAACAAACTCGTCAGCCAAACGGGGCAATTGGCGGGATCGGCTTTAACTATGATTGACGCGGTAAACAATGCGCGCCATATGTTAGCATTAAACGCCGAGGAATCTTTGCGCATGGCGAGCTTGTATCCCGCTCAGTTTACGCGGTGTCACTCACGTGGGCAGTTGGTTGTCGGCGGGGCGGCAGACTTTGCGTTGCTGCAATTAATTGACGACAGTTATCGCGTCACGAGCACGTGGATTGGTGGCCAGAAAGTGGCGGTAAACTAA
- a CDS encoding DUF3019 domain-containing protein has translation MNKPLYFSVILVFVYFASASNAHADDSSIKDSRGILWGEHKAQKRNQLLTLQPAICVVEQRGDLCEQTVTVRLALPKRTAICIYQDGIKTPLWCHDKAQYQLFSITVKSDKNINLYIEEQAHKTVIGSSQISVNVFQPAPTRKKRRYGLGFL, from the coding sequence ATGAATAAGCCGTTGTATTTCTCTGTTATCCTTGTGTTCGTGTACTTTGCCAGTGCATCCAATGCACACGCTGATGATTCGTCAATAAAAGACTCTCGCGGTATTTTATGGGGAGAACACAAGGCACAAAAACGCAACCAATTGCTTACCTTGCAACCGGCGATTTGTGTTGTTGAACAGCGCGGCGACCTGTGTGAGCAGACAGTGACCGTGCGTTTGGCCTTGCCCAAGCGCACCGCTATTTGTATTTATCAAGACGGTATTAAGACACCGCTTTGGTGTCATGACAAGGCGCAGTATCAACTGTTTTCGATAACCGTTAAATCAGACAAAAATATTAATCTTTATATAGAAGAGCAAGCCCATAAAACGGTGATTGGCTCATCGCAAATTTCGGTAAATGTATTTCAACCGGCGCCCACACGGAAAAAGCGCCGTTATGGTTTAGGGTTTTTGTAA
- the glsA gene encoding glutaminase A — MFSRWLLIITLLVPVSACAQTSKDVDINAILASAHSLYKMDKTGANADYIPALAEVDSELFGIALVTTDGKVYSYGDVEQRFSIQSISKVFTLALALEQQGADTVAEKVGVNASGMPFNSIIAIELNQARSINPLVNAGAMATMSLLDGNETTKWQRVASWYNEFANAKLPVLDAVYQSETETNDRNLAIAQLLKAHQRFYGDVAMNLDLYTRQCSIGVTAKDLAIMTAPLANNGKHPITNKQLMSEDNVEHLLAVMSTAGLYETSGDWAYKVGLPAKSGVGGGIIAVAPGQFSIAVFSPRLDSAGNSVRAQKAIDYIAEKLGANVF, encoded by the coding sequence ATGTTCAGTAGATGGTTATTGATTATTACCCTTTTGGTGCCCGTGTCGGCTTGTGCTCAAACCAGCAAAGACGTTGATATAAATGCCATATTGGCCAGTGCCCACAGCTTGTATAAAATGGATAAAACAGGGGCCAACGCCGATTACATTCCCGCTTTAGCCGAAGTCGATTCCGAATTATTTGGTATCGCCTTGGTCACTACTGATGGCAAAGTGTATAGCTATGGCGATGTTGAACAGCGCTTTTCTATTCAATCGATTTCAAAGGTTTTTACCTTGGCGTTGGCACTTGAACAACAAGGCGCTGATACAGTAGCCGAAAAAGTGGGGGTTAACGCCTCGGGCATGCCCTTTAACTCAATTATAGCCATTGAGCTTAACCAAGCGCGCAGCATTAATCCGCTGGTTAATGCCGGTGCCATGGCAACGATGAGCTTGTTAGACGGCAACGAGACCACGAAGTGGCAACGAGTTGCATCTTGGTACAACGAATTTGCCAACGCGAAGTTGCCGGTTCTAGACGCGGTTTACCAGTCAGAAACCGAAACCAACGATCGCAATTTAGCCATCGCACAATTACTCAAAGCCCATCAACGCTTTTACGGTGATGTGGCAATGAACTTAGATTTGTACACTCGCCAATGCTCAATCGGCGTTACCGCCAAAGACCTTGCGATAATGACAGCGCCGTTGGCCAATAATGGCAAACACCCAATTACCAACAAACAACTGATGAGCGAAGACAATGTCGAACATTTGCTCGCGGTAATGTCGACTGCCGGTTTGTATGAAACCAGCGGTGACTGGGCGTATAAAGTTGGACTTCCAGCCAAAAGTGGTGTTGGTGGCGGTATTATCGCCGTTGCCCCTGGACAGTTTTCTATCGCCGTATTTTCGCCACGCCTAGACAGCGCTGGCAATAGTGTCAGAGCGCAAAAAGCCATTGATTATATCGCCGAAAAGCTAGGTGCGAATGTGTTTTAA
- a CDS encoding MipA/OmpV family protein: MLYRSLAMLLFCCISAIGNVIANEDDQVAIKQWHFSLSAGYGVIETPIARNDDLEFYLYPRVSYYSDRFFIENTTLGYAVYEQGPVIIDVVGRLNEDGLYFKLDDVGVLSAVGFDAGRGEQFYGVDDVERDLSYLAGVAVNYDLDFVYATAGYYHDISAVHHGDEIDLSLSKVLTIDQLSVRLELQANRKSRDLIDYYYQILPEESVIFVGTYQPGKASINYQTSVSFDYQLSRRWSLTAFYRKTWLGDGISDSLIIDTDSVDLFFTGVTYRFNR, from the coding sequence ATGTTGTATCGTTCACTAGCAATGCTGTTATTTTGCTGTATTAGTGCAATTGGCAATGTAATCGCAAACGAAGATGATCAGGTGGCCATCAAACAATGGCACTTTTCTTTATCTGCAGGCTATGGTGTTATTGAAACACCGATAGCGCGTAACGATGACTTAGAATTTTATCTTTACCCCCGCGTAAGCTATTACAGCGACCGATTTTTCATTGAAAATACTACCTTAGGCTACGCTGTGTATGAGCAGGGGCCGGTGATTATTGATGTGGTCGGTAGACTCAACGAGGATGGTTTGTATTTTAAACTGGACGACGTTGGCGTACTCAGTGCGGTGGGGTTTGATGCTGGGCGAGGTGAGCAGTTTTACGGTGTTGATGACGTTGAGCGCGATTTGTCGTATCTCGCAGGGGTCGCGGTGAACTATGATCTTGACTTTGTTTACGCCACGGCGGGTTATTATCACGATATCAGTGCTGTACATCACGGTGATGAAATCGATTTAAGCCTGTCTAAAGTACTCACGATTGATCAGCTTTCTGTGCGCTTAGAACTACAAGCCAATCGAAAAAGTCGTGATTTAATTGATTATTATTATCAAATTTTGCCTGAAGAATCGGTGATTTTTGTTGGCACTTACCAACCCGGTAAGGCCAGCATTAACTACCAAACAAGTGTTAGCTTTGATTATCAGCTATCGCGTCGTTGGTCACTTACTGCTTTTTATCGCAAAACGTGGTTAGGCGATGGCATTAGCGACAGTCTCATTATCGACACCGACTCGGTTGACTTATTTTTTACCGGGGTAACATATAGGTTTAACCGATAA
- a CDS encoding S8 family serine peptidase, whose translation MKSVALAIGTVLYSYSAIAAANDVAPMNGSTLKGLDIPQAALSKLKRDGVVKHNERSMKNPRGSVNRHLQPLGSKRKFVPEADVTGEQTYIIRLNDNPVATYNGHISGYEATALNATQATGEHKLFSATRDNKQAIAKYENYLLSKQGSFLQKASNAVGIQLQPRFQYTTAFNGMSVRMTQEQAVRLAKLPEVASIQRSRMKELLTDVGPEHIEADKAWTGDTVVQTELKGEGMIVGIIDTGVNTDHVAFADIGGDGYDHTNPWGEGVYVGDCTVAGQEHMCNDKLIGVRSYSVITDVYDADEFQDNPNPWAPNELIRPKNGEDYNGHGSHVAGTAAGNVIFDAPLMQAEPGDGDGIETGFTFPRVSGVAPHANIISYQVCYPGGGNDPYVGCPDESILASIEDAIKDGVDAINFSIGGGEPFPWEDAMELGFLAAREAGINVAVAAGNAGHYNISHTAPWQTIVAASEHGREIAVEGKSIAEMSGGDTTPPMDITGGGISDAYSSNIVLAASYGDELCAEPFPEGTFNGEIVVCKRGELARVAKADNVLAGGAGGFVLYNEQYYGPEGNIVNDVYSLPGAHIDARGGSQLVEWLSTGEGHMATITASEISTRINEERVDVIADFSSRGPSVTHKHLFVPTIAAPGVGIYAPYADEHPFTMYPSSADWASLSGTSMASPHVAGALTLVQQAHPEWTPTEVQSALQMTATPAKVVDWQGPKEASFYDAGTGVINVANAINAGLIMDESIENFMDANPQNGGDPRNLNLPQVLDMNCKQKCVWVRTVKATRDGTWTVSTETSEYSVKLRAYPETFELKAGDIQTILIEGEVLDSQNRLHGSELEVHGKIRLTADNPEIPSVLWPAALRFDHGALPTKVESVIHRDSGKEVIGGLQTEAIQDFTSRAFQPEKANVIEFTLPQDDDSYSPFNDGLIEDSDKVVWIDVPAGSKRVIAEMLGHVSSTAANEWDKGVSSLLMGIDANGDGEVQLQEEAICWSNAAWETNWCNINNPDAGKYWVVVHNHKMYWDGDRPEDTYRMATAVVSDQVTNEITVTGPTTTDGIAPYAVEMHWNFDGLEKGEIVYSAFDIGTDAGNPGNVGLVPVRLERGVNEVSVDASQDQAKGGDIVDVTLKVVANKTGQDRNISLAAAMPEGATLIPGSVSVKSQFDAQIEEMNNGFTVEATQFDSRDMEYEYVMTTSLNDAMCMTPNFGGPSDGGYVDLQQFGIYPSFGGNTQNVELPFNLFWYDDVEYALYDNHEYAGTRSIHVSPRGYVELNGMPMFFDAHLPFPYWSFPDQMIGVMWKGGFLSSDGASMSVPFMPHNDPELNAGVSVAMTQDKQLIIEWDNAQSETYVGTNWDTWEPIFEPMHGDSYDFQVILNMNTSYNKGDFEIIKAYDNLDFGSSSGDGSIGVQGFHGARSSFAPLYGYKGTSFSYNGLQDKLEDDLIICYDLVGPEASQFEMTFQARINENATGNTLVFNVDNNVEGLDAMVVEHIVEVPSNIKVGAINDQMVAEDSVLEGIMVAYSDSDQGANTITVTGDNISATVHGHEPGSMIDIIPAADFSGETEVFVTVTDNLYPSDSYTTSFMLTVMPEADMPTVAFDAAVVEVEEGDSVTLNAMAADADGDALTFEWEGQGTITDANTATPTISDLAVGEYEYTVTVSDGMYEASASVTVSVVKKIKDKDLAEKDDKSSGGSLFYLLLLLPLVGRRALGKK comes from the coding sequence ATGAAATCCGTAGCTTTAGCTATCGGTACCGTACTTTACAGCTACAGTGCCATAGCAGCTGCCAACGATGTTGCACCAATGAATGGTTCAACGTTGAAGGGACTTGATATTCCTCAAGCAGCATTAAGCAAATTAAAAAGAGACGGCGTTGTAAAACACAACGAACGTTCAATGAAAAACCCTCGTGGTAGTGTTAACCGCCATTTACAACCGCTAGGAAGCAAGCGTAAATTTGTTCCTGAAGCAGACGTAACCGGTGAACAAACCTATATCATTCGCCTTAATGACAACCCAGTTGCGACTTACAATGGTCACATCTCAGGCTACGAGGCAACTGCCTTAAACGCCACTCAAGCAACTGGCGAGCATAAATTGTTCTCAGCGACACGTGATAATAAACAAGCAATTGCCAAATATGAGAATTACCTACTAAGCAAGCAAGGTAGCTTTTTACAAAAAGCAAGCAATGCCGTAGGTATTCAGTTGCAGCCACGCTTCCAATACACCACTGCATTTAACGGTATGTCGGTTCGCATGACCCAAGAACAAGCGGTGCGTTTAGCGAAATTACCGGAAGTTGCGAGCATTCAACGCTCTCGTATGAAAGAGCTACTAACCGACGTGGGTCCAGAGCACATCGAAGCCGATAAAGCATGGACAGGTGACACCGTGGTGCAAACCGAGCTTAAAGGTGAAGGCATGATCGTCGGTATCATCGATACTGGTGTCAATACCGACCACGTGGCATTCGCCGACATCGGCGGTGACGGCTACGATCACACTAACCCATGGGGTGAAGGTGTTTACGTCGGTGACTGTACTGTAGCCGGCCAAGAGCACATGTGTAACGATAAACTTATTGGTGTTCGCAGTTACAGTGTCATTACCGACGTATACGACGCTGATGAGTTCCAAGACAACCCTAATCCTTGGGCTCCAAATGAGCTAATTCGCCCGAAAAACGGTGAAGATTACAATGGTCACGGTTCTCACGTAGCTGGTACTGCTGCTGGTAACGTTATTTTCGACGCACCATTAATGCAAGCCGAGCCAGGTGACGGCGACGGTATTGAAACAGGCTTTACTTTCCCTCGAGTATCTGGTGTTGCTCCTCATGCCAACATTATCTCGTACCAAGTATGTTACCCTGGTGGTGGCAACGATCCTTATGTGGGTTGTCCTGACGAGTCGATTCTTGCATCGATTGAAGATGCGATTAAAGACGGTGTTGATGCCATTAACTTCTCTATCGGTGGTGGTGAGCCTTTCCCTTGGGAAGACGCGATGGAGCTTGGTTTCCTAGCGGCTCGCGAAGCCGGTATCAACGTAGCAGTAGCAGCTGGTAACGCTGGTCACTACAACATCTCTCACACGGCTCCTTGGCAAACCATTGTTGCCGCAAGTGAACACGGTCGTGAGATAGCCGTTGAAGGTAAATCAATTGCTGAAATGAGCGGCGGTGATACCACGCCTCCAATGGATATTACTGGTGGCGGTATCTCAGACGCTTACAGCTCGAACATCGTTTTAGCGGCTAGCTACGGTGATGAATTATGTGCTGAGCCGTTCCCGGAAGGTACGTTCAACGGTGAAATCGTTGTCTGTAAGCGCGGTGAACTGGCACGTGTAGCTAAGGCCGATAACGTATTAGCCGGTGGCGCTGGTGGTTTTGTTTTATACAATGAACAGTACTACGGCCCAGAAGGCAATATTGTCAATGATGTGTACTCACTTCCTGGTGCGCATATTGATGCACGAGGTGGTTCACAATTAGTGGAGTGGTTGTCAACAGGCGAAGGCCATATGGCAACAATTACCGCTAGTGAGATTTCAACACGTATCAACGAAGAACGCGTTGATGTCATTGCCGATTTCTCATCGCGTGGTCCATCTGTTACTCACAAACACTTGTTTGTACCTACAATTGCTGCGCCAGGTGTTGGTATTTACGCGCCGTATGCCGATGAGCATCCATTCACTATGTACCCATCATCAGCTGATTGGGCTAGTTTAAGTGGTACATCAATGGCAAGCCCGCACGTTGCAGGTGCTTTAACTCTTGTACAACAAGCTCACCCAGAGTGGACGCCAACTGAAGTTCAATCTGCGTTGCAAATGACTGCGACTCCAGCGAAAGTTGTAGATTGGCAAGGTCCTAAAGAAGCAAGCTTCTACGATGCTGGTACCGGTGTTATCAACGTTGCTAATGCGATCAATGCTGGTCTAATCATGGACGAAAGTATTGAAAACTTTATGGACGCTAACCCTCAAAACGGTGGCGACCCTCGCAACTTGAACTTACCACAAGTGCTTGACATGAACTGTAAGCAAAAATGTGTGTGGGTAAGAACCGTTAAGGCAACACGCGACGGTACATGGACTGTTTCAACAGAAACAAGTGAGTACAGTGTTAAGCTTCGCGCTTACCCTGAAACCTTTGAGCTTAAAGCTGGTGACATCCAAACCATCCTTATCGAAGGTGAAGTACTTGACAGCCAAAACCGTCTGCACGGTTCTGAGTTAGAAGTACACGGTAAAATCCGCTTAACCGCAGACAACCCTGAAATACCTTCAGTGTTATGGCCTGCAGCATTGCGATTTGATCACGGTGCATTACCAACTAAAGTTGAAAGTGTTATCCACCGCGACAGTGGCAAAGAGGTTATTGGTGGCCTACAAACGGAAGCCATCCAAGACTTTACTTCGCGTGCATTCCAACCTGAAAAAGCTAATGTAATCGAGTTCACCTTACCTCAAGATGACGATAGCTACAGCCCGTTTAATGACGGTTTAATTGAAGACAGTGACAAGGTTGTGTGGATTGACGTACCTGCTGGTAGCAAGCGCGTTATCGCTGAAATGCTTGGTCACGTGTCGTCAACAGCGGCTAACGAGTGGGACAAAGGCGTTTCATCACTGCTTATGGGTATCGATGCTAACGGCGATGGCGAAGTACAATTGCAAGAAGAAGCGATTTGTTGGTCAAATGCCGCTTGGGAAACCAACTGGTGTAACATCAACAATCCTGACGCTGGTAAGTACTGGGTTGTTGTTCACAACCACAAAATGTACTGGGACGGCGACCGTCCTGAAGATACTTACCGCATGGCGACGGCTGTTGTCAGCGACCAAGTAACCAACGAGATCACCGTAACAGGTCCTACAACCACAGATGGTATCGCTCCGTACGCAGTTGAAATGCACTGGAACTTCGACGGCCTTGAAAAAGGTGAGATCGTTTACTCTGCATTTGATATCGGTACTGACGCTGGTAACCCTGGCAACGTAGGTCTTGTGCCTGTTCGCTTGGAGCGTGGTGTTAACGAAGTTAGCGTTGACGCAAGCCAAGACCAAGCAAAAGGTGGAGACATCGTTGATGTTACCTTAAAGGTTGTTGCTAACAAAACCGGTCAAGATCGCAACATCAGCTTAGCGGCCGCTATGCCTGAAGGTGCAACCTTGATCCCTGGTTCAGTTAGCGTGAAAAGCCAATTCGATGCACAAATCGAAGAAATGAATAACGGCTTTACCGTTGAAGCAACACAATTCGACTCACGAGACATGGAATACGAATATGTAATGACCACGAGTCTCAACGATGCGATGTGTATGACACCTAATTTTGGTGGCCCATCTGACGGTGGTTACGTTGACCTTCAACAGTTTGGTATTTACCCAAGCTTTGGTGGTAACACGCAAAACGTTGAATTGCCATTTAACCTGTTCTGGTACGACGATGTTGAGTATGCGTTATACGACAACCACGAGTACGCCGGTACGCGCAGTATTCACGTGAGCCCTCGCGGTTACGTTGAATTAAATGGTATGCCAATGTTCTTTGATGCTCACTTGCCATTCCCTTACTGGAGCTTCCCTGACCAAATGATTGGTGTTATGTGGAAAGGTGGCTTCTTGTCAAGTGATGGTGCGTCGATGAGCGTTCCGTTCATGCCACACAACGACCCAGAGCTAAATGCCGGTGTCTCTGTTGCGATGACTCAAGATAAGCAACTTATTATTGAGTGGGACAACGCACAAAGCGAAACCTACGTTGGCACAAATTGGGATACATGGGAGCCTATTTTCGAACCGATGCACGGTGACAGCTATGACTTCCAAGTAATCCTAAACATGAACACTAGCTACAACAAAGGCGACTTTGAAATCATCAAAGCGTATGACAACCTTGACTTTGGTTCATCATCGGGCGACGGCTCAATCGGTGTACAAGGTTTCCACGGTGCGCGCAGCAGTTTCGCGCCACTGTATGGCTACAAAGGTACGTCATTTAGCTACAATGGTTTGCAAGACAAACTTGAAGATGACTTGATCATTTGTTACGACTTAGTGGGCCCAGAAGCGTCTCAATTTGAGATGACTTTCCAAGCACGCATCAACGAAAACGCTACGGGTAATACACTAGTATTCAATGTAGACAATAACGTTGAAGGTCTAGACGCAATGGTTGTTGAGCACATTGTTGAAGTTCCTAGTAACATCAAAGTCGGTGCTATCAACGATCAAATGGTTGCTGAAGACTCTGTGCTAGAAGGTATCATGGTTGCATACTCTGATTCAGACCAAGGTGCGAATACCATTACCGTTACTGGTGACAACATCAGTGCAACGGTTCACGGTCATGAGCCTGGTTCAATGATTGATATCATCCCAGCTGCTGACTTTAGTGGCGAAACCGAAGTATTTGTTACCGTTACCGATAACCTATACCCATCAGATAGCTACACCACAAGCTTCATGTTAACAGTAATGCCAGAAGCCGATATGCCAACCGTGGCATTCGACGCTGCTGTTGTTGAAGTTGAAGAAGGTGATTCTGTTACTCTTAACGCAATGGCTGCAGACGCTGATGGCGATGCGCTAACGTTTGAGTGGGAAGGTCAAGGTACGATTACCGATGCAAATACTGCAACACCAACTATCAGCGACTTAGCGGTAGGTGAATACGAGTACACTGTAACCGTATCTGACGGTATGTACGAAGCATCAGCCTCTGTTACCGTAAGTGTTGTTAAGAAGATCAAAGACAAAGATCTTGCTGAAAAAGACGACAAGTCTTCAGGTGGTAGCTTGTTCTACTTACTATTGTTGTTGCCTCTAGTTGGCCGTCGTGCCCTAGGTAAAAAATAA